A window of the Agrococcus jejuensis genome harbors these coding sequences:
- a CDS encoding Asp23/Gls24 family envelope stress response protein: MTMHEDPTPRDDARAAPDGPDDASSATTEATTDDVVAQVEAEVAAQDAVEARAAEHDELVAAVTPDETTEVDAVSVEVDADAVSDGETDADESEAPETIGGTGHTLEELSAYFDRGRTPRIAALEHDAEARALLDSMERLDRLSTTMANEDAAAAGDLDEQWLDGLLGVIRSEVRAGRDLPIEDPDERTSTTITEGALREIARTAGDGVDGVLVGRVHLREADGVLDVRISIGVRFGNALVPTAEAVRLAVHHALLTHAPMAVGTIDVVVDDVLMGATR, translated from the coding sequence GTGACCATGCACGAGGACCCGACGCCCCGCGACGACGCTCGCGCAGCACCCGATGGACCGGACGACGCATCCTCGGCGACGACCGAGGCGACCACCGACGACGTGGTCGCCCAGGTCGAGGCAGAGGTCGCGGCGCAGGATGCGGTGGAGGCCCGCGCGGCCGAGCACGACGAGCTCGTCGCCGCGGTCACGCCCGATGAGACGACCGAGGTCGACGCCGTGTCGGTGGAGGTCGACGCCGACGCGGTCTCGGACGGCGAGACGGACGCGGACGAGTCCGAGGCGCCCGAGACGATCGGCGGCACCGGTCACACGCTCGAGGAGCTCTCGGCCTACTTCGACCGCGGTCGGACGCCGAGGATCGCGGCGCTCGAGCACGACGCGGAGGCGCGGGCGCTGCTCGACTCGATGGAGCGGCTCGACCGTCTCAGCACGACGATGGCGAACGAGGATGCCGCCGCAGCGGGCGATCTCGACGAGCAGTGGCTCGACGGGCTGCTCGGCGTCATCCGGTCGGAGGTCCGCGCTGGACGCGACCTGCCGATCGAGGATCCCGACGAGCGCACCTCGACGACGATCACCGAGGGTGCGCTGCGCGAGATCGCACGCACCGCGGGCGACGGCGTCGACGGCGTTCTGGTCGGGCGCGTCCACCTGCGCGAGGCCGACGGCGTGCTCGACGTGCGCATCTCGATCGGCGTGCGCTTCGGCAACGCGCTCGTGCCGACCGCCGAGGCCGTGCGCCTCGCAGTGCATCACGCGCTGCTGACGCACGCGCCGATGGCCGTGGGCACGATCGACGTCGTGGTCGACGACGTGCTGATGGGAGCGACACGATGA
- a CDS encoding RNA polymerase sigma factor, producing the protein MRLEEAPDALLAQRSADGDDRAFAVLVRRYAPALRGFASRYLGSTLEADDVVQEALVNAWRRMGELRDPAQVRSWLMASVARRATDVIRTRARRRTDGGIEEREIEDGRDGPERTLERREATRALGRAVEALPEEQRDVWILRQLAGLSYEEIAARTGSTPATVRGRLARARQSVLATMEQWR; encoded by the coding sequence ATGCGGCTCGAGGAAGCGCCTGACGCGCTGCTCGCGCAACGATCCGCCGATGGCGACGACCGCGCCTTCGCCGTGCTCGTGCGCCGGTACGCCCCCGCCTTGCGAGGCTTCGCGTCGCGCTACCTCGGCTCGACCCTCGAGGCCGACGACGTCGTGCAGGAGGCGCTCGTGAACGCGTGGCGCCGCATGGGCGAGCTGCGGGACCCTGCGCAGGTGCGCTCGTGGCTCATGGCGTCGGTGGCGCGGCGTGCGACCGACGTCATCCGCACGCGCGCGCGCCGACGCACGGACGGCGGCATCGAGGAGCGCGAGATCGAGGACGGCCGCGACGGCCCGGAGCGCACCCTCGAGCGCCGCGAGGCGACTCGTGCGCTGGGTCGCGCCGTCGAGGCGCTGCCCGAGGAGCAGCGCGACGTGTGGATCCTGCGACAGCTCGCTGGGCTGTCGTACGAGGAGATCGCGGCACGGACGGGGTCGACACCCGCGACCGTGCGCGGCAGGCTTGCGCGAGCGCGGCAGAGCGTGCTCGCCACGATGGAGCAGTGGAGGTGA
- a CDS encoding CsbD family protein — MGLGDKIANKAEELGGKAKEAVGNATDDDRLAAEGQKEQAAAKAKQAGEHVKDAAKDVFGDKR; from the coding sequence ATGGGACTCGGAGACAAGATCGCGAACAAGGCCGAGGAGCTGGGCGGCAAGGCCAAGGAGGCCGTCGGCAACGCGACCGACGACGACCGCCTCGCTGCGGAGGGCCAGAAGGAGCAGGCCGCCGCCAAGGCCAAGCAGGCCGGCGAGCACGTCAAGGACGCCGCCAAGGACGTCTTCGGCGACAAGAGGTAG
- a CDS encoding Asp23/Gls24 family envelope stress response protein: MTTTNRGWNRIVLVLLGIVWLGAGAGLLARQLWPDQVVQAWEAAPQAAADGWASLTAQLGLEVGALDPTALSTVALVAATVLVLVWAIVHAATRGRGRTHDAVEQDDVVIDAGAVEDVYRHALGAHPDVLHVKVTSWRHRGANAWRASVDVRDHARLDEVADRAAAAATATRQRIGIDAPVVVHLTSSIRASVSKTARAA; this comes from the coding sequence GTGACCACCACGAACCGCGGATGGAACCGCATCGTGCTCGTGCTGCTGGGCATCGTCTGGCTCGGCGCCGGCGCAGGCCTCCTGGCCCGCCAGCTCTGGCCCGACCAGGTCGTGCAGGCATGGGAGGCGGCACCGCAGGCCGCCGCCGACGGCTGGGCATCGCTCACCGCGCAGCTCGGACTCGAGGTCGGTGCGCTCGACCCGACCGCGCTCTCCACCGTGGCCCTCGTGGCCGCAACCGTGCTCGTGCTCGTGTGGGCCATCGTCCACGCCGCCACGCGGGGCAGGGGGCGCACCCACGACGCCGTCGAGCAGGATGACGTCGTCATCGATGCGGGCGCGGTCGAGGACGTCTACCGCCACGCGCTCGGCGCCCACCCCGACGTCCTGCACGTCAAGGTCACCTCGTGGCGCCACCGCGGCGCGAACGCCTGGCGCGCCAGCGTCGACGTGCGCGACCACGCTCGTCTCGACGAGGTCGCCGACCGCGCCGCAGCGGCCGCGACCGCCACGCGACAGCGCATCGGCATCGACGCGCCCGTCGTCGTGCACCTCACGAGCAGCATCCGCGCGTCGGTGTCGAAGACGGCTCGCGCCGCATAG
- a CDS encoding Asp23/Gls24 family envelope stress response protein, which produces MATTTPTAGTPKTTVATSTTGITGTTTVVDPVVAKIAGIAAREVPGVYALGGGAARIVGNIRDAIGQTDLGQGVRVEVGETQVAADVTIVVHYPERLQVVAEGVRTAVARAITELIGMDVAEINVTVSDVHIPGTEDDAVEETRVA; this is translated from the coding sequence ATGGCCACCACCACCCCCACCGCAGGCACCCCGAAGACCACGGTCGCCACGTCGACGACCGGCATCACCGGCACCACGACCGTCGTCGACCCCGTCGTCGCGAAGATCGCGGGCATCGCTGCCCGCGAGGTCCCCGGCGTCTACGCGCTCGGCGGTGGCGCAGCGCGCATCGTCGGCAACATCCGCGACGCCATCGGCCAGACCGACCTGGGTCAGGGCGTGCGCGTCGAGGTCGGCGAGACGCAGGTCGCCGCCGACGTGACGATCGTCGTGCACTACCCCGAGCGACTGCAGGTCGTGGCCGAGGGCGTGCGCACCGCCGTCGCTCGCGCGATCACCGAGCTCATCGGCATGGACGTCGCCGAGATCAACGTCACCGTCTCCGACGTGCACATCCCGGGCACCGAGGATGACGCCGTCGAGGAGACCCGCGTCGCATGA
- a CDS encoding CsbD family protein, whose translation MGLGDKISNKAEELGGKAKEAFGDATDNERLQAEGQADQAKANTKQAGENVKDAAKNVFGDDKK comes from the coding sequence ATGGGACTCGGAGACAAGATCTCGAACAAGGCCGAAGAGCTGGGCGGCAAGGCCAAGGAGGCCTTCGGCGACGCCACCGACAACGAGCGTCTGCAGGCGGAGGGCCAGGCCGATCAGGCCAAGGCCAACACGAAGCAGGCGGGCGAGAACGTGAAGGACGCCGCGAAGAACGTCTTCGGCGACGACAAGAAGTAG
- a CDS encoding type IV toxin-antitoxin system AbiEi family antitoxin domain-containing protein, translating to MIDPLIRQHGVLTVAQLERLGLDRASREAAVRAGALLRVRPGWYARADASPTVVAAVKAGGCVSCASALRLRGAWVPAALDRTHVRRARRSDGIRPPRDCRPHGPLPPVTSAIDDLETAFRCLLRCGSIEDVVVVADSLLHRRLATRDELNSWMRGAPSRIRALLDEVDVAESGTESMTRFRLRRRNVRVRTQVWIGRRRVDMVVGDLLVIECDSDEHHGSWQAHSADRERDRILVADGYVVVRLTYRQIVDDWPTVERDLLAIIRRGAHRRPRRTKCS from the coding sequence ATGATCGATCCCCTCATCCGCCAGCACGGTGTCCTCACCGTCGCCCAGCTCGAACGCCTCGGCCTCGATCGCGCGAGCCGTGAGGCCGCGGTGCGCGCAGGCGCCCTGCTGCGAGTTCGGCCCGGTTGGTACGCGCGTGCCGATGCGAGCCCGACGGTGGTCGCCGCCGTCAAGGCCGGCGGCTGCGTCTCGTGCGCCAGCGCGCTGCGGCTTCGAGGGGCATGGGTCCCGGCCGCGCTGGACCGGACGCACGTGCGACGTGCACGACGGAGCGACGGCATCAGGCCGCCGCGCGACTGCCGTCCGCATGGCCCCCTCCCTCCGGTCACGAGTGCCATCGACGACCTCGAGACGGCCTTCCGGTGCCTGCTGCGCTGCGGATCGATCGAGGACGTCGTGGTCGTCGCCGACTCGCTGCTGCATCGCAGACTCGCCACCCGTGACGAGCTGAACTCGTGGATGCGCGGTGCGCCGTCTCGGATCCGAGCGCTGCTCGACGAGGTGGACGTCGCGGAGTCCGGGACGGAGAGCATGACGCGCTTCCGTCTCCGCCGGCGCAACGTCCGCGTGCGGACGCAGGTCTGGATCGGGCGGCGACGCGTCGACATGGTCGTCGGCGATCTGCTCGTCATCGAGTGCGACAGCGATGAGCATCACGGCAGCTGGCAGGCGCACTCGGCGGACCGAGAGCGCGATCGCATCCTCGTGGCAGACGGATACGTCGTCGTGCGCCTCACCTACCGGCAGATCGTCGACGATTGGCCGACCGTCGAGCGAGACCTGCTCGCGATCATCCGCCGCGGCGCCCACCGTCGTCCTCGGCGCACGAAGTGCTCGTGA
- a CDS encoding glutamyl-tRNA reductase: MLICLTASHRNADFDVLERLAAADATMLPTLLASSEGVDGAIVVSTCNRFEAYLDVSAEQADGAARNALDAALTKAGAPGEVEHVEALYDAHAAEHLFAVAAGLESVVVGEGEIAGQVRRALGNAQDAGTTTSDLERLFQRSIETQRGVKRRTGLGEQGRSIVRLALDLASDRIHDWSNARVLLVGTGRFAAASLAALRDRGVQQVEVWSPSGRGERFAQSHGIGNVDGRDAPLALAGADVVVTCTTSSEHVIDAAMIASGRRALAATHAYDGMPDGHPRLVAVGSRAFPVQSPFGTSSFPFSGDEPMRVEPAVCPVAVQVTGTSCPVEHGRSSQLVIDMGLPRNVAPDVSRVHGVELLDLETIRIHAPLEHLTATDDARALVQKAAKTYQRVGEEQRLGPAVAALRQHVTDALEAELTRVRRRGTEAEQLAAEQALRHFAGVLLHQPSVRARDLAAEGRHADYLDALEVLFGIDGVA, encoded by the coding sequence GTGCTCATCTGCCTCACGGCGAGCCACCGGAACGCCGACTTCGACGTCCTCGAGCGCCTCGCCGCTGCCGACGCGACGATGCTGCCTACCCTCCTCGCCTCGTCCGAGGGCGTGGATGGTGCGATCGTCGTGTCCACCTGCAACCGCTTCGAGGCGTACCTCGACGTGTCCGCCGAGCAGGCGGACGGGGCTGCGCGCAATGCGCTCGACGCCGCGCTGACGAAGGCCGGCGCCCCCGGCGAGGTCGAGCACGTCGAGGCGCTGTACGACGCGCACGCCGCCGAGCACCTCTTCGCCGTCGCCGCCGGACTCGAGTCCGTCGTGGTGGGCGAGGGCGAGATCGCGGGCCAGGTGCGCCGCGCGCTCGGCAACGCGCAGGACGCCGGCACGACGACGAGCGACCTCGAGCGGCTCTTCCAGCGCTCCATCGAGACGCAGCGCGGCGTGAAGCGCCGCACGGGCCTCGGCGAGCAGGGCCGGTCGATCGTGCGCCTCGCGCTCGACCTCGCGAGCGACCGCATCCACGACTGGTCGAACGCACGCGTGCTGCTCGTCGGCACGGGCCGCTTCGCCGCCGCGTCGCTCGCGGCGCTGCGCGACCGCGGCGTGCAGCAGGTCGAGGTGTGGAGCCCGTCGGGTCGCGGCGAGCGCTTCGCGCAGAGCCACGGCATCGGCAATGTCGACGGGCGGGATGCGCCGCTCGCGCTCGCGGGCGCCGACGTGGTCGTGACGTGCACGACGTCGAGCGAGCACGTCATCGACGCCGCGATGATCGCGTCGGGACGCCGCGCGCTCGCCGCCACCCACGCCTACGACGGCATGCCCGACGGCCACCCGCGCCTCGTCGCGGTCGGCAGCCGCGCCTTCCCGGTGCAGAGCCCGTTCGGCACCTCGTCGTTCCCGTTCTCGGGCGACGAGCCCATGCGCGTCGAGCCGGCTGTCTGCCCCGTCGCCGTGCAGGTCACGGGCACGTCGTGCCCTGTCGAGCACGGCCGTTCGAGCCAGCTCGTCATCGACATGGGCCTGCCGCGCAACGTCGCCCCCGACGTGTCGCGCGTGCACGGCGTCGAGCTGCTCGACCTCGAGACCATCCGCATCCACGCGCCCCTCGAGCACCTCACCGCCACCGACGACGCTCGCGCGCTCGTGCAGAAGGCGGCGAAGACATACCAGCGCGTCGGCGAGGAGCAGCGGCTCGGCCCGGCCGTCGCGGCCCTGCGCCAGCACGTGACGGATGCGCTGGAGGCAGAGCTGACGCGCGTGCGCCGCCGCGGCACCGAGGCGGAGCAGCTGGCCGCGGAGCAGGCGCTGCGTCACTTCGCGGGCGTGCTGCTGCACCAGCCGAGCGTGCGCGCACGCGACCTCGCGGCCGAGGGCCGCCACGCCGACTACCTCGACGCGCTCGAGGTGCTGTTCGGCATCGACGGCGTCGCCTGA
- a CDS encoding HAD family hydrolase: MDVPARRFDAVLFDCDGVLVDSEPVVNGVLRAMLAELGWVLTPEESMRRFVGRVLEDELPAIMAQTGATLDVSWIDEFRARRDVALQASGVEPIPGAIEALDAVVAAYPGAVACASGADRPKIEMQLSMLGILDRFGGHVLSGQEQARSKPAPDVYLAAAAELGVDPRRCAVVEDTIAGTTAGVAAGATVFAYAPDGADVDGLRAAGASATFASMRALPALLGI, from the coding sequence GTGGACGTTCCCGCTCGCCGGTTCGACGCCGTGCTGTTCGACTGCGACGGCGTGCTCGTCGACTCCGAGCCGGTCGTGAACGGCGTGCTCCGCGCGATGCTCGCAGAGCTCGGATGGGTGCTGACGCCGGAGGAGTCGATGCGGCGCTTCGTGGGTCGCGTGCTCGAGGACGAGCTGCCGGCGATCATGGCGCAGACCGGCGCGACGCTGGACGTGTCGTGGATCGACGAGTTCCGTGCGCGGCGCGACGTGGCGCTGCAGGCGAGCGGGGTCGAGCCGATCCCGGGGGCCATCGAGGCGCTCGACGCCGTCGTGGCCGCCTACCCGGGGGCCGTCGCGTGCGCCTCCGGCGCGGACCGACCGAAGATCGAGATGCAGCTGTCGATGCTGGGCATCCTCGACCGGTTCGGCGGCCACGTGCTGTCGGGGCAGGAGCAGGCGCGCAGCAAGCCGGCCCCCGACGTGTACCTGGCGGCGGCCGCCGAGCTCGGGGTCGACCCTCGCCGGTGCGCGGTCGTCGAGGACACGATCGCCGGCACGACCGCGGGCGTCGCCGCCGGCGCGACGGTCTTCGCGTACGCGCCCGACGGCGCGGACGTCGACGGGCTGCGTGCCGCGGGAGCATCCGCGACGTTCGCGTCGATGCGCGCGCTGCCCGCACTGCTCGGTATCTGA